The proteins below are encoded in one region of Aquisphaera giovannonii:
- a CDS encoding aldo/keto reductase, whose translation MEPVASGVSRRDFVRSGSAVLGGLALSASPGAKSGAEEPSPGATPMPQVVLGRTGAKVSRLGIGCAYFQRDRVTPDDVTRTLHRALELRVNYLDTAPVYGNDEKSSAEVKMGPGLRELRDRFFLVTKTEEPTYEGTLKLLRQSLKRMRTDRIDLVHLHNFGDAKLWGDRKLVFGDRGAMAALREAKKQGVVRFVGASGHLHPTRFHEAIDSGEVDVLMNAVNFVVRHTYDFEHKVWARAQSLNLGLVAMKVLGGAARPEAGFKMEPAHYEKAIRYALSIPGLSVAVIGLENIPELEKAASVVAHAKPLSPEEDLELARTGLELASRPEWKEAYGLPLA comes from the coding sequence ATGGAACCCGTCGCCTCCGGAGTCTCGCGTCGCGACTTCGTCCGATCCGGCTCCGCCGTGCTGGGCGGCCTGGCGCTGTCGGCTTCGCCCGGTGCGAAGTCCGGCGCCGAGGAGCCGTCGCCCGGCGCCACGCCCATGCCGCAGGTGGTCCTCGGCCGGACCGGGGCGAAGGTCTCCCGGCTGGGGATCGGCTGCGCCTACTTCCAGCGCGACCGGGTCACCCCGGACGACGTCACGCGGACCCTGCATCGCGCCCTGGAGCTCCGGGTCAACTACCTGGACACGGCCCCGGTCTACGGCAACGACGAGAAGTCGTCCGCCGAGGTCAAGATGGGCCCCGGCCTCCGCGAGCTCCGCGACCGCTTCTTCCTCGTCACCAAGACCGAGGAGCCGACCTACGAGGGGACCTTGAAGCTGCTCAGGCAGAGCCTGAAGCGGATGCGGACCGACCGGATCGACCTGGTCCACCTGCACAATTTCGGCGACGCCAAGCTCTGGGGCGACCGCAAGCTCGTCTTCGGCGACCGGGGCGCGATGGCGGCCCTCCGCGAGGCGAAGAAGCAGGGCGTGGTCCGGTTCGTCGGCGCCAGCGGCCACCTCCATCCGACGCGGTTCCACGAGGCCATCGACTCGGGGGAGGTCGACGTCCTCATGAACGCGGTCAACTTCGTGGTCCGCCACACGTACGACTTCGAGCACAAGGTCTGGGCCCGCGCCCAGAGCCTGAACCTGGGCCTCGTCGCCATGAAGGTCCTCGGGGGCGCGGCCCGTCCCGAGGCCGGCTTCAAGATGGAGCCGGCCCACTATGAAAAGGCCATCCGCTATGCCCTGTCGATCCCGGGCCTGTCGGTCGCGGTGATCGGCCTGGAGAACATCCCCGAGCTGGAGAAGGCCGCTTCGGTCGTCGCCCACGCGAAGCCGCTCTCGCCCGAGGAGGACCTGGAGCTCGCCCGGACGGGCCTGGAGCTCGCATCCCGCCCCGAATGGAAGGAAGCCTACGGCCTCCCGCTTGCTTGA